In candidate division WOR-3 bacterium, a genomic segment contains:
- a CDS encoding translocation/assembly module TamB domain-containing protein, protein MKKLFLIPIVLVTLPIILFIAAGTPFVLDFVRQKIEATVGDNLGIPMRIGSVSGNLFFVLRARDIEAQGLGRVDEIRIVYNPFGLLSRHVDIRSLRIDGIELDVDRLADVMSNLPRKTDSLPSKSSPLRIQIEKFSIANGGLSVSLGQTSLNVVLSSRGMVLHDRLIVDSLHIETKRSVAILKGVVPLVKAGDLDVAFDIDLAAEDLGVPALTGDLTSTGTIKGKFSSPMIAATTRVGARILENNVMGVIDVAWHLPHFDSLEVKGDLRLNTATLQKGMSGYDTWDAKVLLERTQVSAEVLSRYGNLQARGMLKGEVSRPQFEGAVSGRFDYRGFKPSFEGQVYYGDDILKFTHFKLASRRVTMALGARYNHRTKRITDTELSIYCNDLGVARSIIDAPEDISGELWLDVDVSGTIENPDVVARLRLSELVAFGEVVTSARLHASMKNNVARLDSGTIQSARGLIDLQGHYDLRREDFALQLNSDRLAFDAPGVFGTDTLLLGGTVRLDVVFSGDIRNPRGQGEIALIEVVYDTMPLGTYSLEFTLVDTTVRLSLANEQKSLTLAAEALLNSELPFNASAEIRHFVVDRFVSPAFGYVTAGMTARGYLSDLARTAIALRVDTVELTFENNRLHNIEPVVVDMEDGMIKLHAFTLGLAGQTIHLQGIMPVDFETAAMDISGKSSNILLSEIAYLLPGNPPISGDLKFDIRVQGKPRQLDIDGNLILDNGNYAIKDVLFDSVSGRFLFRNGLVTCETFSGKINNGRFEVNGFADVSHGRLDTALIKIDLKRIDFANKDFGRILVDADMRADGRRDSLRINGEITLVEGVYDAPMKLQKIVGLLTAANRPVPQQPEISRRIYCDIGITVPDSITVANNVANLSAKADLQLKGYLSRLNAYGTITSVGQGTIQYLGKKFNIVSAVIQFDDPYKLDPVIDLVATSTIAAADGDYEIYLVLNGTVSTWQLELSSSPPLPQQDIVSLLLIGQRRPGGVGSTVKDIDLKGKAKNYALDAVRYGIEKSGERLLGLDKFTVTGELDNPSSVRIGIEKSITKGFTFLYTTGIESWELHQVGASYDITDHISVFTLYDQENLNTSVDLDFHFKLK, encoded by the coding sequence TCGTCTATAATCCATTCGGATTGCTGTCCCGCCACGTAGACATCAGGTCTTTGCGCATAGACGGTATTGAATTGGACGTTGATCGTCTCGCCGACGTCATGTCTAACCTCCCCAGGAAGACAGACTCACTGCCGTCAAAGTCGTCTCCGCTGAGAATACAGATCGAGAAGTTCTCGATCGCCAACGGCGGGTTAAGCGTGAGCCTGGGACAAACGTCATTGAATGTGGTGCTCTCTTCGCGTGGCATGGTGCTGCACGATCGCCTGATAGTAGATAGCCTTCATATAGAGACCAAAAGATCGGTTGCCATTCTGAAAGGGGTGGTGCCGTTGGTCAAAGCCGGTGATCTTGACGTGGCCTTTGATATAGATCTGGCAGCAGAGGATCTGGGTGTGCCGGCATTGACCGGAGACTTGACGAGCACGGGCACGATTAAGGGTAAATTCTCTTCACCCATGATAGCGGCCACGACCCGGGTCGGCGCCAGGATTCTAGAGAACAATGTCATGGGCGTCATCGACGTGGCCTGGCATCTTCCTCATTTCGACAGCCTGGAGGTCAAAGGCGATTTGAGATTGAACACCGCCACCCTGCAAAAGGGGATGAGCGGATATGACACATGGGATGCTAAAGTTTTGTTGGAGCGAACACAAGTCTCTGCCGAAGTGCTGTCCCGCTATGGTAATTTGCAGGCACGTGGAATGCTGAAAGGAGAGGTATCACGACCCCAGTTCGAGGGCGCGGTTTCTGGCCGCTTCGATTATCGGGGGTTCAAGCCTTCATTCGAAGGACAGGTATACTACGGCGATGATATTTTGAAATTCACACATTTCAAACTGGCCAGCAGGAGAGTTACGATGGCTTTGGGGGCGCGCTATAATCACAGGACAAAGAGAATCACCGATACGGAACTCTCGATATACTGCAACGATTTGGGCGTGGCGAGAAGTATCATCGATGCACCAGAAGATATATCCGGAGAATTGTGGTTGGATGTTGATGTTTCAGGAACCATTGAGAATCCTGATGTGGTCGCCCGTTTGAGGCTCTCGGAATTGGTGGCTTTCGGCGAAGTGGTGACCTCGGCAAGATTGCATGCTTCGATGAAAAACAATGTTGCGCGCCTCGACTCAGGGACCATCCAGAGTGCGAGGGGTCTCATAGATCTTCAGGGTCACTATGATTTAAGGAGGGAGGACTTCGCCCTACAGTTAAACAGCGACCGGCTCGCCTTCGATGCTCCTGGAGTATTCGGGACCGATACCCTGCTGCTGGGCGGCACGGTCCGTCTGGATGTGGTGTTTTCGGGAGATATCCGGAATCCCCGTGGCCAGGGAGAGATTGCGCTCATTGAAGTCGTCTATGACACCATGCCGCTCGGCACGTATTCTCTCGAGTTCACGCTCGTTGATACCACGGTACGATTATCGCTGGCGAACGAACAAAAAAGTTTGACCCTCGCTGCCGAGGCACTCCTGAATAGTGAACTTCCATTCAACGCCAGCGCAGAAATCAGGCATTTCGTTGTAGACCGGTTTGTCTCGCCGGCTTTCGGCTACGTAACCGCCGGCATGACCGCGAGGGGATATCTTTCTGACCTTGCGCGGACCGCGATTGCGTTGCGGGTCGATACTGTTGAACTAACATTCGAAAACAATAGGTTGCACAATATTGAACCGGTGGTCGTGGATATGGAAGATGGTATGATCAAACTACATGCCTTCACACTTGGTCTTGCCGGACAGACCATCCACCTCCAAGGAATAATGCCGGTCGATTTTGAGACCGCCGCCATGGATATCTCAGGCAAATCGTCAAATATACTACTATCTGAGATCGCATATCTCTTGCCGGGGAATCCACCGATTTCTGGCGATCTGAAGTTCGACATTCGAGTACAGGGCAAGCCGCGGCAGCTGGATATCGACGGTAATCTTATTCTTGATAATGGGAATTATGCGATCAAGGATGTACTGTTCGATTCCGTATCTGGCCGGTTCCTTTTCAGAAACGGTCTGGTCACTTGTGAAACTTTTTCGGGAAAAATCAACAATGGACGTTTCGAGGTAAATGGTTTTGCAGATGTGTCACACGGTCGCCTCGACACTGCGTTGATTAAGATCGACCTCAAGCGCATCGATTTCGCTAACAAGGATTTCGGTCGTATACTTGTTGATGCAGATATGCGAGCCGATGGCCGGAGAGATTCCTTGCGGATCAACGGTGAAATAACCTTAGTAGAAGGTGTTTACGACGCTCCCATGAAACTTCAGAAAATAGTGGGTCTTCTCACTGCGGCGAACCGTCCAGTGCCGCAGCAGCCCGAAATATCGAGAAGGATCTATTGCGACATCGGTATTACAGTACCAGACAGTATTACAGTTGCTAACAACGTGGCCAATCTTTCGGCAAAGGCTGATCTTCAGTTGAAAGGGTATCTATCGAGGCTAAACGCGTACGGTACGATCACTTCGGTCGGACAGGGTACCATTCAATATCTTGGCAAGAAGTTCAACATTGTCAGCGCGGTAATACAGTTTGATGATCCATATAAGCTGGATCCTGTTATTGACCTTGTTGCGACTTCGACCATCGCGGCGGCCGATGGTGATTATGAAATATACCTTGTGCTGAACGGTACGGTCAGTACCTGGCAGCTCGAGTTGAGTTCAAGTCCCCCACTACCGCAGCAGGATATCGTGAGCCTTTTGCTTATCGGGCAGCGCCGGCCCGGCGGAGTCGGCAGCACGGTCAAGGATATCGATCTGAAAGGCAAGGCAAAGAACTACGCTCTCGATGCAGTGCGTTATGGAATTGAAAAGTCGGGCGAAAGGTTATTGGGCCTGGATAAATTTACAGTAACCGGTGAGCTGGATAATCCTTCATCTGTACGGATCGGAATTGAGAAGAGCATAACGAAAGGCTTCACGTTCCTTTACACGACGGGCATAGAATCATGGGAATTGCATCAGGTTGGCGCGAGTTACGACATTACCGATCATATCTCTGTATTCACGCTGTATGACCAGGAGAACCTCAACACCAGCGTGGATCTGGATTTTCACTTCAAGCTGAAATGA
- the bamA gene encoding outer membrane protein assembly factor BamA: MIGFIFLLLCGGEFHVTAIDFSGNEYHNASTIKKIMLTKTKGLFRKGIFNDDVFRGDLDAIENLYVYDGFLDIVVGHELHYDSANNGIAVSIEINEGRQSFVKSINFGGNTVFQAESLAKLLVIERGNIFDPRKVDVDNYIIRYSYDDIGYADVEVESDFQREGDSISVRHLISEGAVQFVGDMEIVGLERTRESVVRRELRISDGDLFRYARILEGERRLYRLGIFSTIRTQIEAAKTENHKDIRFILSERKRISMNFRVGYGTRDRIRLGVGVAHNNMFGRAWQGRIDSKLSFVEQRVSAQVTFPRSILLPGDFGLAFFFRRLEEIGYETQSLGGNISTRFLLDASEISAKYEVERIRTYYLAEDSVERDLLHGFVVGWLRDKRDNPFYTTKGSYLGANLEINGVVLPSDIDYLRPTMQMRFYRPFIGLILAAAFKAGMVKPVAPTVNVPVYKRFYCGGTSSVRGYPERGIGPVDENDNPLGGRFLGEISAEVRFPIYKVLGGVLFVDGGNIWQNQEEIDTDLRWGVGVGLRLKSFLGSIRLDYGFKLAREEDESVGVLHFAIGEAF, from the coding sequence ATGATAGGTTTCATCTTTCTCCTTTTGTGCGGCGGTGAATTTCATGTGACGGCGATCGATTTCAGCGGCAATGAATATCACAATGCATCAACGATCAAGAAGATCATGCTGACCAAAACGAAAGGTTTGTTCCGCAAAGGTATTTTCAACGATGATGTATTTAGGGGGGATTTAGATGCAATCGAGAATCTTTATGTCTATGATGGATTCCTTGATATAGTTGTCGGTCACGAATTACATTATGATAGCGCCAATAATGGGATCGCTGTCTCGATAGAAATCAATGAGGGCAGGCAGAGTTTTGTGAAGAGCATAAATTTCGGCGGCAACACCGTGTTTCAAGCAGAGTCTCTGGCGAAACTGCTTGTGATTGAACGCGGTAACATTTTCGATCCACGGAAGGTCGACGTCGACAATTATATCATCAGATACTCTTATGACGATATAGGATATGCCGATGTTGAGGTTGAGTCCGACTTCCAACGCGAGGGCGATAGTATCTCCGTGCGGCATCTTATTAGTGAGGGTGCGGTACAATTCGTTGGGGACATGGAGATTGTGGGTTTGGAACGGACGCGCGAATCAGTCGTGCGCCGGGAACTCAGGATCAGTGACGGCGATTTATTCCGTTATGCAAGAATACTGGAAGGCGAACGCAGACTCTACAGGCTGGGCATATTTTCAACGATCAGAACCCAGATTGAAGCTGCAAAGACCGAAAATCACAAGGATATCCGCTTCATACTGAGTGAAAGGAAACGTATCAGCATGAACTTTCGTGTCGGTTACGGCACGAGAGATAGGATAAGATTAGGAGTTGGCGTTGCGCACAACAATATGTTCGGCAGGGCTTGGCAGGGTAGGATCGACAGCAAGTTAAGCTTCGTTGAACAAAGAGTCAGTGCGCAAGTGACATTTCCGAGATCGATTCTTCTTCCGGGTGATTTTGGCCTCGCGTTTTTCTTCAGGCGATTAGAGGAAATTGGTTATGAAACACAGTCGCTCGGCGGAAATATTTCCACGCGATTTCTGCTCGATGCAAGTGAAATATCTGCGAAGTATGAAGTCGAGCGGATTAGGACCTATTACCTCGCAGAAGACAGCGTGGAGCGCGACCTGCTCCACGGTTTTGTCGTCGGATGGCTGAGAGACAAGCGAGATAATCCATTCTATACCACAAAGGGCAGCTATCTCGGAGCAAACCTTGAGATCAATGGTGTCGTTCTGCCCTCAGACATTGATTATCTGAGACCGACAATGCAGATGCGTTTTTACCGACCCTTTATCGGGTTGATTCTTGCAGCGGCTTTCAAAGCGGGAATGGTGAAACCCGTTGCGCCAACGGTCAATGTCCCTGTTTACAAACGTTTCTATTGCGGCGGGACATCTTCGGTACGGGGCTATCCGGAGCGGGGGATCGGCCCCGTCGATGAGAATGATAATCCTTTGGGGGGTAGATTCCTCGGTGAGATTTCAGCCGAAGTACGCTTTCCTATATACAAGGTCTTGGGGGGTGTTCTGTTCGTGGACGGAGGAAATATCTGGCAGAACCAGGAGGAGATAGATACAGACCTGCGGTGGGGCGTAGGCGTCGGATTGCGACTCAAAAGTTTCCTGGGTAGTATCAGACTCGATTACGGATTCAAACTTGCCCGTGAAGAAGACGAGTCGGTGGGTGTACTACACTTCGCGATTGGCGAAGCATTCTGA
- a CDS encoding thiamine pyrophosphate-dependent enzyme has translation MLSGLGCTGKIISSINLEGIQTIEVLSVERAAVEKKSSPGKQIVVFLNDADLIAHGVDGFIETARAAPDILVIYINSLVYSIAQCLPVSQAAGHSVYESRELPYNIPYLAMSCGAHYVARWTSLHTRRLTFSIADALRIKKLSVIEVISPCLMYYAKLHPVNTSLERAAHLARSILNHGELVENLDVRRSDEIIMGIFKNPK, from the coding sequence GTGCTCAGTGGATTGGGGTGTACCGGGAAGATCATATCATCGATCAACCTGGAGGGTATCCAGACGATCGAAGTTTTGTCTGTTGAACGTGCGGCAGTCGAGAAAAAATCCTCGCCCGGGAAACAAATTGTGGTGTTTCTGAATGATGCCGACCTCATTGCACACGGGGTCGATGGATTTATTGAGACGGCGCGCGCTGCTCCCGATATCTTGGTTATTTACATCAACAGCCTGGTATATTCCATCGCCCAGTGTCTGCCTGTTTCACAGGCAGCAGGACATTCCGTTTACGAGAGTCGCGAGTTGCCGTATAATATTCCGTACCTGGCGATGTCATGTGGCGCTCACTATGTTGCGAGGTGGACGTCGCTGCATACGAGGAGGTTGACATTTTCTATCGCCGATGCTCTGAGAATCAAGAAGTTGTCGGTCATTGAGGTAATATCGCCATGTCTGATGTACTACGCAAAGCTTCACCCGGTCAATACGTCCCTTGAGCGTGCAGCACACCTGGCGAGGTCAATATTGAATCACGGTGAACTCGTGGAAAATCTCGATGTAAGACGAAGCGACGAGATCATCATGGGTATTTTCAAGAACCCGAAATAA